In a single window of the Arachis hypogaea cultivar Tifrunner chromosome 6, arahy.Tifrunner.gnm2.J5K5, whole genome shotgun sequence genome:
- the LOC140173573 gene encoding uncharacterized protein → MSDTPPNMKKLPHLSEDLIWKIMVKADPKTVGQCRTLSKGWNFRLCTNLFVKANYKENKDRSKSVIVGIGYPPGDYNSIWFVRAYLHSGRQVQFNVPMDANQYGLYSVIGSENGIICIKISLGGLNSRLLVWNPVSDKRRYVTDEASKHSAHAVSLYAFGFLEDEIEYRIVHVYKRAFRQRNMSWSLYTSFEREWTHSGMFKSDVQKLGPKYIVHNGIVYWIGWQGANFFEPASIVTFNLRIQMFHEAKIPPDVPSDYNSLTYFNDGVGYISYRNLAFSRQVLVWQMKRNGDHSIHWERMIRVSGLGIPYTPSLFLGNDIITVMECRDGSGSANDAVRTDFLISRLKYMESRREHLVQRTWQEHVNVKTITMHSDGLYMV, encoded by the coding sequence ATGAGTGACACTCCACCCAATATGAAAAAACTTCCACACCTTAGTGAGGATCTTATCTGGAAGATCATGGTGAAGGCAGATCCTAAGACAGTTGGACAGTGCAGAACGCTAAGCAAGGGTTGGAATTTCAGGCTGTGTACTAATTTGTTCGTGAAGGCAAACTATAAGGAAAACAAAGATCGAAGCAAGAGTGTGATCGTAGGCATTGGCTATCCCCCAGGTGATTACAACTCGATTTGGTTCGTTCGAGCGTATCTTCATTCGGGTCGCCAGGTTCAGTTCAATGTCCCAATGGATGCTAACCAATATGGCTTATATTCAGTCATTGGGTCTGAGAACGGAATCATATGCATAAAGATCTCATTGGGTGGCCTTAATTCTCGGCTTCTTGTATGGAATCCAGTATCGGATAAGAGGCGGTACGTAACCGATGAAGCAAGCAAGCATTCCGCTCATGCCGTTTCTCTATATGCGTTTGGTTTTTTGGAGGACGAAATCGAGTACCGTATTGTGCATGTCTACAAGCGTGCATTTAGACAAAGAAATATGTCATGGTCTCTTTACACTTCATTTGAACGAGAATGGACTCATTCCGGTATGTTTAAGAGTGATGTCCAGAAACTTGGGCCCAAATATATAGTGCACAATGGGATAGTCTATTGGATTGGGTGGCAGGGAGCTAATTTCTTTGAGCCAGCATCCATAGTCACGTTCAACCTCCGCATCCAGATGTTCCATGAGGCAAAGATCCCCCCAGACGTGCCATCTGATTACAACTCACTAACTTACTTCAACGATGGTGTCGGGTATATTTCATACCGTAATCTTGCATTCAGCAGGCAAGTCCTGGTCTGGCAAATGAAAAGAAATGGTGATCACAGCATCCATTGGGAGAGGATGATTAGAGTTTCTGGTCTTGGAATCCCATACACTCCTTCATTGTTCTTAGGCAATGACATAATAACAGTCATGGAGTGCAGAGACGGGTCAGGAAGTGCAAATGATGCCGTGCGAACAGACTTCCTGATTTCGAGGCTAAAATATATGGAATCAAGAAGGGAGCATTTGGTTCAACGCACATGGCAGGAACATGTTAACGTGAAGACAATTACAATGCATTCAGATGGGCTATACATGGTTTAG
- the LOC112695497 gene encoding replication protein A 70 kDa DNA-binding subunit A-like isoform X1, whose protein sequence is MAESFDLLMDVSPKKLAWNFLVHVVRLWKAPCRYNPKEINSIEMVLQDSQGGRIQASVPKALVRRWNDNIDEFKMYKMSNFIVVDKREKTKTSMNRWTLNFSHRTVVLLVENPTFPLQAFRLTQISELLNADRINDSQLIDIMGEVVGKEDPKELITSKGKETKRLAILVEDLDNYRIGCVLFGDMVDQILPYLDDGRVEPLIVVLQFFRPSRWNEKTSVQSHFDISKLRINPDLEEVRDFRDRRLAAIPSNLVRISQVNTNNSHSGADELKRGDVTVNTIEEALNSTQEGPLWIAGTIVAINSGKDDWFYKSCRKCPKKVETPIGNRYECGKCGHTHGSASLRFKVEVMAYDGTGSITLLLWDRETVQLCGRQAEQIKDEEELYAEGYPAALESLLERKLLFKVNVKSSNIKLYDQVYTVMKVCEDDTIFEMHLPNKTFSTVTDTGCSNSVDLSAAMVDINNLSDSQYSVDVVEDSVTSLKCKTPAKTATMVLKQQIPINIENEEELGFSTNKLTRNRGKRQKMQLHDSNE, encoded by the exons ATGGCTGAATCGTTTGATTTGTTGATGGATGTCAGTCCGAAAAAGCTTGCATGGAACTTTTTGGTCCATGTTGTTCGTTTATGGAAAGCTCCTTGCCGGTACAATCCTAAGGAGATCAATAGTATTGAAATGGTTCTTCAAGATAGTCAG GGAGGGAGGATCCAAGCTTCGGTCCCTAAGGCGTTGGTACGTAGATGGAATGATAACATTGATGAGTTCAAGATGTATAAAATGTCAAATTTCATTGTTGTAGACAAGAGAGAAAAAACCAAGACATCTATGAATCGGTGGACCTTAAATTTCTCTCACCGAACTGTGGTGCTCTTGGTGGAGAATCCAACTTTCCCACTTCAAGCGTTTCGATTAACGCAAATTTCAGAGTTGTTGAATGCTGACAGGATCAATGACTCTCAATTAATAG ATATTATGGGTGAAGTGGTTGGAAAGGAAGATCCAAAGGAACTCATCACAAGCAAAGGGAAGGAAACGAAGCGTCTAGCTATTTTGGTTGAAGATCTTGA TAATTATCGTATTGGGTGTGTGTTGTTTGGGGACATGGTTGATCAAATACTACCATACCTAGATGATGGAAGAGTTGAACCATTGATAGTGGTCTTGCAGTTCTTCCGACCGAGTAGATGGAATG AGAAAACCTCAGTACAGAGTCATTTCGACATTTCTAAGCTACGCATCAATCCCGATCTCGAGGAGGTTCGCGACTTTCGTGACAG GAGGCTTGCCGCTATACCCTCAAATTTGGTCAGAATTAGTCAAGTCAACACAAACAACTCACATTCTGGGGCAGATGAACTTAAGCGGGGTGATGTGACGGTGAACACAATAGAGGAAGCACTAAACTCAACACAG GAAGGCCCTTTGTGGATTGCTGGAACAATTGTGGCAATCAATTCTGGCAAGGATGATTGGTTTTACAAATCATGTAGAAAGTGTCCGAAGAAGGTTGAAACACCAATTGGAAATAGATACGAGTGTGGAAAGTGTGGCCACACTCACGGAAGTGCATCGTTAAG GTTTAAGGTTGAGGTGATGGCCTATGATGGCACTGGTAGCATAACACTGCTTCTATGGGATCGAGAAACGGTTCAACTATGTGGTAGACAAGCAGAACAGATCAAGGATGAGGAG GAACTTTATGCTGAAGGATACCCTGCAGCTCTTGAGAGCCTGTTAGAAAGAAAACTTCTTTTTAAGGTGAATGTCAAATCCTCCAACATCAAGCTCTATGACCAGGTGTATACAGTGATGAAGGTCTGCGAGGATGATACAATTTTTGAAATGCATCTCCCAAATAAAACGTTCTCCACTGTAACT GATACCGGGTGCAGTAACTCGGTGGATTTGTCAGCAGCTATGGTTGATATCAACAATCTTAGTGATTCTCAATATTCTGTG GATGTTGTGGAGGATAGTGTTACAAGCCTCAAGTGCAAAACTCCAGCCAAAACAGCTACCATGGTTTTAAAGCAACAAATTCCCATCAAcattgagaatgaagaagaacTGGGGTTTTCAACCAACAAACTTACCCGCAATCGTGGAAAAAGACAGAAGATGCAACTTCATGATAGCAATGAATGA
- the LOC112695497 gene encoding replication protein A 70 kDa DNA-binding subunit C-like isoform X3 — translation MNRWTLNFSHRTVVLLVENPTFPLQAFRLTQISELLNADRINDSQLIDIMGEVVGKEDPKELITSKGKETKRLAILVEDLDNYRIGCVLFGDMVDQILPYLDDGRVEPLIVVLQFFRPSRWNEKTSVQSHFDISKLRINPDLEEVRDFRDRRLAAIPSNLVRISQVNTNNSHSGADELKRGDVTVNTIEEALNSTQEGPLWIAGTIVAINSGKDDWFYKSCRKCPKKVETPIGNRYECGKCGHTHGSASLRFKVEVMAYDGTGSITLLLWDRETVQLCGRQAEQIKDEEELYAEGYPAALESLLERKLLFKVNVKSSNIKLYDQVYTVMKVCEDDTIFEMHLPNKTFSTVTDTGCSNSVDLSAAMVDINNLSDSQYSVDVVEDSVTSLKCKTPAKTATMVLKQQIPINIENEEELGFSTNKLTRNRGKRQKMQLHDSNE, via the exons ATGAATCGGTGGACCTTAAATTTCTCTCACCGAACTGTGGTGCTCTTGGTGGAGAATCCAACTTTCCCACTTCAAGCGTTTCGATTAACGCAAATTTCAGAGTTGTTGAATGCTGACAGGATCAATGACTCTCAATTAATAG ATATTATGGGTGAAGTGGTTGGAAAGGAAGATCCAAAGGAACTCATCACAAGCAAAGGGAAGGAAACGAAGCGTCTAGCTATTTTGGTTGAAGATCTTGA TAATTATCGTATTGGGTGTGTGTTGTTTGGGGACATGGTTGATCAAATACTACCATACCTAGATGATGGAAGAGTTGAACCATTGATAGTGGTCTTGCAGTTCTTCCGACCGAGTAGATGGAATG AGAAAACCTCAGTACAGAGTCATTTCGACATTTCTAAGCTACGCATCAATCCCGATCTCGAGGAGGTTCGCGACTTTCGTGACAG GAGGCTTGCCGCTATACCCTCAAATTTGGTCAGAATTAGTCAAGTCAACACAAACAACTCACATTCTGGGGCAGATGAACTTAAGCGGGGTGATGTGACGGTGAACACAATAGAGGAAGCACTAAACTCAACACAG GAAGGCCCTTTGTGGATTGCTGGAACAATTGTGGCAATCAATTCTGGCAAGGATGATTGGTTTTACAAATCATGTAGAAAGTGTCCGAAGAAGGTTGAAACACCAATTGGAAATAGATACGAGTGTGGAAAGTGTGGCCACACTCACGGAAGTGCATCGTTAAG GTTTAAGGTTGAGGTGATGGCCTATGATGGCACTGGTAGCATAACACTGCTTCTATGGGATCGAGAAACGGTTCAACTATGTGGTAGACAAGCAGAACAGATCAAGGATGAGGAG GAACTTTATGCTGAAGGATACCCTGCAGCTCTTGAGAGCCTGTTAGAAAGAAAACTTCTTTTTAAGGTGAATGTCAAATCCTCCAACATCAAGCTCTATGACCAGGTGTATACAGTGATGAAGGTCTGCGAGGATGATACAATTTTTGAAATGCATCTCCCAAATAAAACGTTCTCCACTGTAACT GATACCGGGTGCAGTAACTCGGTGGATTTGTCAGCAGCTATGGTTGATATCAACAATCTTAGTGATTCTCAATATTCTGTG GATGTTGTGGAGGATAGTGTTACAAGCCTCAAGTGCAAAACTCCAGCCAAAACAGCTACCATGGTTTTAAAGCAACAAATTCCCATCAAcattgagaatgaagaagaacTGGGGTTTTCAACCAACAAACTTACCCGCAATCGTGGAAAAAGACAGAAGATGCAACTTCATGATAGCAATGAATGA
- the LOC112695497 gene encoding replication protein A 70 kDa DNA-binding subunit A-like isoform X2, producing MAESFDLLMDVSPKKLAWNFLVHVVRLWKAPCRYNPKEINSIEMVLQDSQGGRIQASVPKALVRRWNDNIDEFKMYKMSNFIVVDKREKTKTSMNRWTLNFSHRTVVLLVENPTFPLQAFRLTQISELLNADRINDSQLIDIMGEVVGKEDPKELITSKGKETKRLAILVEDLDNYRIGCVLFGDMVDQILPYLDDGRVEPLIVVLQFFRPSRWNEKTSVQSHFDISKLRINPDLEEVRDFRDRRLAAIPSNLVRISQVNTNNSHSGADELKRGDVTVNTIEEALNSTQEGPLWIAGTIVAINSGKDDWFYKSCRKCPKKVETPIGNRYECGKCGHTHGSASLRFKVEVMAYDGTGSITLLLWDRETVQLCGRQAEQIKDEEELYAEGYPAALESLLERKLLFKVNVKSSNIKLYDQVYTVMKVCEDDTIFEMHLPNKTFSTVTEYLQYGCRIPGAVTRWICQQLWLISTILVILNILWMLWRIVLQASSAKLQPKQLPWF from the exons ATGGCTGAATCGTTTGATTTGTTGATGGATGTCAGTCCGAAAAAGCTTGCATGGAACTTTTTGGTCCATGTTGTTCGTTTATGGAAAGCTCCTTGCCGGTACAATCCTAAGGAGATCAATAGTATTGAAATGGTTCTTCAAGATAGTCAG GGAGGGAGGATCCAAGCTTCGGTCCCTAAGGCGTTGGTACGTAGATGGAATGATAACATTGATGAGTTCAAGATGTATAAAATGTCAAATTTCATTGTTGTAGACAAGAGAGAAAAAACCAAGACATCTATGAATCGGTGGACCTTAAATTTCTCTCACCGAACTGTGGTGCTCTTGGTGGAGAATCCAACTTTCCCACTTCAAGCGTTTCGATTAACGCAAATTTCAGAGTTGTTGAATGCTGACAGGATCAATGACTCTCAATTAATAG ATATTATGGGTGAAGTGGTTGGAAAGGAAGATCCAAAGGAACTCATCACAAGCAAAGGGAAGGAAACGAAGCGTCTAGCTATTTTGGTTGAAGATCTTGA TAATTATCGTATTGGGTGTGTGTTGTTTGGGGACATGGTTGATCAAATACTACCATACCTAGATGATGGAAGAGTTGAACCATTGATAGTGGTCTTGCAGTTCTTCCGACCGAGTAGATGGAATG AGAAAACCTCAGTACAGAGTCATTTCGACATTTCTAAGCTACGCATCAATCCCGATCTCGAGGAGGTTCGCGACTTTCGTGACAG GAGGCTTGCCGCTATACCCTCAAATTTGGTCAGAATTAGTCAAGTCAACACAAACAACTCACATTCTGGGGCAGATGAACTTAAGCGGGGTGATGTGACGGTGAACACAATAGAGGAAGCACTAAACTCAACACAG GAAGGCCCTTTGTGGATTGCTGGAACAATTGTGGCAATCAATTCTGGCAAGGATGATTGGTTTTACAAATCATGTAGAAAGTGTCCGAAGAAGGTTGAAACACCAATTGGAAATAGATACGAGTGTGGAAAGTGTGGCCACACTCACGGAAGTGCATCGTTAAG GTTTAAGGTTGAGGTGATGGCCTATGATGGCACTGGTAGCATAACACTGCTTCTATGGGATCGAGAAACGGTTCAACTATGTGGTAGACAAGCAGAACAGATCAAGGATGAGGAG GAACTTTATGCTGAAGGATACCCTGCAGCTCTTGAGAGCCTGTTAGAAAGAAAACTTCTTTTTAAGGTGAATGTCAAATCCTCCAACATCAAGCTCTATGACCAGGTGTATACAGTGATGAAGGTCTGCGAGGATGATACAATTTTTGAAATGCATCTCCCAAATAAAACGTTCTCCACTGTAACT GAATATCTCCAATATGGTTGTAGGATACCGGGTGCAGTAACTCGGTGGATTTGTCAGCAGCTATGGTTGATATCAACAATCTTAGTGATTCTCAATATTCTGTG GATGTTGTGGAGGATAGTGTTACAAGCCTCAAGTGCAAAACTCCAGCCAAAACAGCTACCATGGTTTTAA
- the LOC112695499 gene encoding transcription factor bHLH94: protein MCLPESERDMALEAVLYTNNNIQQPLPSSSYAINDTNKDLDFFNFNNDTGLHYLLSPPPPPPEETETTMDTTSTCSERPKRRRGKTRKNKEEIENQRMTHIAVERNRRKQMNDYLSLLRNLMPDSYVQRGDQASIIGGAINYVKVLEQKLQFLAATTSDEDGGSDHTNNKIGTMPFSEFFGFPQVTGNADIEVTMVESHANLKIRSKKKPKQLLKMVSNLQAMRLTILHLNVTTTNNDIVLYSLSVKVEDDCKLGSVDEIATAVCQMMENIQHESVE, encoded by the exons ATGTGCTTGCCTGAGTCAGAGAGAGACATGGCTCTGGAAGCTGTGTTGTATACTAATAACAACATTCAACAACCactcccttcttcttcttatgCAATCAACGACACCAACAAGGACTTGGACTTTTTCAACTTCAACAATGATACTGGCCTACACTATTTACTGTCACCGCCACCACCGCCGCCGGAAGAAACAGAAACAACCATGGATACCACATCAACTTGTTCTGAGCGTCCCAAGAGAAGGAGAGGAAAGACAAGAAAGAACAAGGAGGAGATCGAGAACCAAAGAATGACTCACATTGCCGTCGAACGTAACCGACGGAAGCAAATGAATGATTACCTCTCTCTCCTTCGCAATCTCATGCCAGATTCTTACGTTCAAAGG GGCGATCAAGCGTCCATAATAGGGGGTGCTATTAACTATGTGAAGGTGCTTGAGCAGAAACTGCAGTTTCTTGCTGCTACTACTAGCGATGAAGATGGAGGATCTGATCATACAAATAACAAAATTGGAACCATGCCTTTTTCCGAGTTCTTCGGCTTCCCACAAGTGACAGGGAATGCTGATATTGAAGTAACAATGGTGGAAAGCCATGCAAATCTGAAAATAAGGTCAAAGAAAAAGCCCAAGCAGCTCTTAAAGATGGTGTCTAATTTGCAAGCCATGCGTCTCACAATCTTGCATCTTAATGTCACCACCACTAACAATGATATTGTCCTCTATTCTCTCAGCGTTAAG GTGGAAGACGATTGCAAGTTGGGATCAGTGGATGAGATAGCCACGGCTGTGTGTCAAATGATGGAAAACATTCAACATGAGTCTGTTGAATAA